The DNA region CTTTACCTAAGCTTACCATGTACAAGCTGGATATAGCTAAACAACGGGCACTGATACAGGATGCATCTGCAAGTGACCCGCGTTCGCAAACAAGTTTATTTGGCGGCAATTATGACCGTACCAAAAAAGAATACCATTTCCTGGTTACAGCTTTTGTTCAGGACCTGATCCGTAAAAAAACAGTTGATTACGGCACCTACATTGCCCCGGTTGATACTACACTTATTAACACCACAACAGGTATTGACGTGGCGCCGTCAACACAAACGGCAGCCCGTACGGTGATAGTGGGGAGTGATAAGGCAACCCCGGGTTATAGCATCCGCATGAACATCATTTACACCAAGGTCCGCAAGTAAGATATCTTTCAATAAACAAAAGAATCCCCGCTTAGGGGATTTTTTTGTTTAAGACAAATACACTTCTTAAAATACTTTTTTAAGTATTTTAAAACTTCGTCTTTTTCGAAAAAAATCAAAATAATTATTGCTGATATGTGTTATATAGCTGTTTATTTTGCGGCGTTTAACATTTATACTTGATTATTTTATGTGCGGAATTGTTGGTTATATAGGATTCAGGGATGCTTACCCTATTGTTATAAAAGGGCTTCACAGGCTCGAATACCGGGGCTATGACAGTGCCGGTGTCGCCCTGCTTAATCATGACCTTAAAGTTTATAAAAAGGCCGGCAAGGTTGAGGACCTTGAAAATTTTGTGAAGGGGATTGACCTGAAGGGAACAATTGGAATGGGCCATACCCGCTGGGCCACCCACGGCGAACCGAGCGACCGTAACTCGCACCCCCACTCATCAGGCGACAGAAAACTCACCATTATCCACAACGGTATTATTGAAAACTATGGAGTGATCAAGGAAACCCTTGCAGCTAAAGGCCATGTTTTAAAAAGCGATACGGATACTGAGGTTTTAATACACCTGATTGAGGATATCCAAAAGGAAACCGGTCTTGATTTGAAAGATGCCGTACGCGTGGCTTTAAACAAAGTGATAGGCGCATACGCCATTGTGATTATGAGTGCCGATGAGCCCGATTTGCTTATTGCGGCCCGTAAAGGCAGCCCCATGGTGATTGGCGTAGGCAAAGGCGAATATTTCATAGCTTCAGACGCTACACCTATTGTGGAATATACCAAAAATGTGATCTACCTGAACGATAACGAAATTGCCTATGTACACCGTGAAAGCTTACTGGTAAAAAACATCGACAATTCGGTACAAACCCCCTACATCCAGGAGCTGGACCTAAAACTTGAAATGCTTGAAAAAGGCGGCTACGACCATTTCATGATGAAAGAGATCTATGAGCAGCCCCGTTCCATCCGCGACTGCCTGCGCGGCCGTATTTACCCCCAGCAGGGCAAAGTTCAGCTTGGTGGCATTAAGGAATACACTGAGAAGCTTAAAAACGTTGACAGGATCATTATCGTAGCCTGCGGTACCTCCTGGCATGCGGGTTTGGTAGGAGAATACCTGATTGAAGAATACGCGCGTGTGCCGGTAGAAGTTGAATATGCCTCCGAGTTCAGGTACCGCAACCCAATCATTACTGAAAAAGACCTGGTGATAGCCATTTCCCAATCGGGCGAAACAGCCGATACCATGGCCGCCATAGAACTGGCTAAGGAAAAAGGCGCTACCATTTTCGGCATTTGTAATGTGGTAGGTGCATCTATTCCGCGTTTAACACATGCGGGTGTGTATACCCATGCCGGGCCCGAAATTGGCGTAGCATCCACCAAAGCCTTCACCGCCCAGGTAAGCGTACTAACGCTGATAGCTTTTTACATAGCCCAGCAGCGGGGTAAAATCACCCAAAGCAAAATGGTTGAATATTTAACCGGCTTAAACGAGATCCCGAACCTGGTACAGGAGGCGCTGAAATCAAACGAACATATCCGGCAAATTGCAGCCCGGTTTAAAGATTCGACCAATTGCCTGTTCCTGGGCAGGGGCAGCTCATTCCCTGTAGCGCTGGAAGGCGCTTTAAAGCTCAAGGAGATCTCCTACATCCATGCCGAAGGTTATCCTGCCGCTGAGATGAAACATGGCCCTATCGCCTTAATTGATGATGAAATGCCGGTGGTGTTCATCGCCACCAAACATTCATCATACGAAAAGGTGATCAGTAACATACAGGAAGTAAAAGCCCGCAAAGGCCACGTCATTGCCATTGTTTCCGAAGGCGATACCGAAGTAAAAGGCATGGCCGATTATGTGATAGAGATCCCGCAAACCAATGAGGCATTTGTACCGTTAGTGGCAACTATCCCGCTGCAGTTACTGGCTTATCACATAGCTGTAATGCGCGGCTGTAACGTTGATCAGCCCCGTAACCTGGCCAAGTCGGTTACTGTTGAATAAGGTTTTGTTAATAATAAAATCTGATTTTTACCAGCCCCTGCCAATAACGGCAGGGGTTTTGTTATTTTTGGGCAAAAACAAATACCTGCTACCTATGAGTTTTGAAATGTTTGCCCAGGCCGAGTCCTGGATCTCCCTGATCACACTTACGCTTTTGGAGATCGTTTTAGGGATCGACAACGTGATATTTATCTCCATCCTGTCTGATAAATTGCCTGCCGCCCAGCAAAGCAAGGGCAGGCGGATTGGTTTGGGCATGGCCATGATCACCCGCATCCTGCTGTTGTTATCCATTAGCTGGGTAATGACGCTTACCGCCCCCCTGTTTAACCTGAGTTCGGTTTTGAGTATTACCAGCCCGGAATGGGTTGAAAAACTGGCTATCTCCGGCCGCGACCTGATCCTGATCATCGGCGGCCTGTTCCTGATCTATAAAAGTACTGCCGAGATCCATCATAAAATTGAGGGTGAAGAAGAAGACGGAGGAACCATAAAAAAACATTCGTTCTGGGGCACAATCATCCAGATCATGCTGCTGGATATCGTTTTCTCGCTCGACTCGGTGATCACCGCGGTAGGAATGGCCAGCCACGTGGAGATCATGATCCTGGCGGTTGTTATAGCCGTAGGCATTATGATGTGGGCATCAAACGGGGTAGCCTCATTTGTAAACAAGCACCCAACCGTAAAAATGCTGGCGCTATCATTCCTGCTGCTGATCGGCGTTTCGCTCCTGGCAGAAGCTTTTGAACAGCATATCCCTAAAGGGTATATCTATTTTGCCATGGCATTCTCTGTTTTGGTAGAGATGCTGAATTTGAAAATGAAAGCAAATAAGGGAAAGAACGTGGTGAAGAAAGGATAATAAAAAAACATCTCAATGTGAGTATTTAAAATCCGGTTACCCCTGAAGGAGAAATGACAAAGGGGTCTGTCAGTCTGAGCCCGTCGAAGACTCGCGCGCAGAGGCCTGCCCACCATGCTTCGAGAACCTCAGCATGACACCTCTTCTTTTATTATGTCATGGATAGATAACGCGTTAGCCCCCTTTAAGTCTCCCCAAAAAAGGGAGACTTAAAAAGCGGAATTTTTTAAAGTCCTCTCCTTTGGAGAGGGTTTGGGTGCGGCTAACTCGATCAATGACCCAATGACTCAAATGACGCACTATAGCGCCACTACCATCGCTTTACCTGTATATTTAACAACCTTATCAGCCTTGGCTGTTAAAGCTACATCCGAACCATGAACACCTTTAACCATCACAATATTAAACGTGCGGCTTTTCAGCTGGCCGGGGAAATGCCCCTTGGTATCTGATATGGTAAGCTTACGGGTTTTATCATTCCAGTTCAGGTTAAATGTAGCTGATTGTCCTTTCTCGTAATTGTAGTTATCGTTTTCATCTTCGTAAAACTTAAATGAAGCATCAGCGCCGGGATAGATGCGAAGCTCAATATTGCTGTTTGGTTTTTCGGTTGCGTATTCAACATCCGGGCCCATTGGTATAATTGAACCTGCTTTTACATATAACGGCAAAATCTCGATAGGTGCCGCAGCGCTAATGGTTTGGCCGCCGTCAAGCAGTTCGCCTGTCCAGAAGTTATACCATTTGCTGGCGGCAGGCAGGTAAACCTGGCGCGCCTTGGCTTTTTTATCTGCATCACTTGAAGTATATAGTTGTTCGGTTACCGGGTTAACCATAAAGGCCGGCCCGAACATATACTGGTCAGGAATGCCGTAAACCTTGCTGTCGCCGCGGTAATCAAACGCCAGCGAACGCATAATGGTATAATTATCATTAGTTACACGACCTGCCAGTGAATAAATGTATGGCATCAGGCGGTAACGGAGCTTATCAAAATTAAGCAGGATCGACCTTGTATTTTCATCCCAGTTTTTGCTGAAGATGGCTCGCTCACCTTTACCGTGGATGCGGAAAATAGGGCAAAATGTACCGAACTGGAACCAGCGGGTAAACAACTCGCGCTTATCCGGCTGCGACCAATCGGCAGGTTTCCAGTGGTAATGATAACCGCCGATGTCTGACGTCCAGTAAGGGATGCCAGAGGTACAGGCATTAATACCTTGTGGTACCTGATCTTTAAAATCATGAAAAGTACACTCAATATCGCTCGACCATAATGTAGAGGCGTTGCGCTGCTCACCGGCAAAGGACTGCCTTACCAAAAAGAAAGCACGTTTACCCGGGATATCCCTGCGCCAGCCTTCGTAAACGCCTTTTGTATGCTGTAAAGAGTAGGTATTAAAATAATCAATGCCTTTACCGATAGCAAAATTGCTTTGACGACGGGCGTCAAGTAAAGCACCATTATCCGGCTCACACTGGTCAATCCACCAGGCATCCCAGCCGTAACGTTTAATGAGGCTGTCGCGGGCCTGGTCCCAGTAAAGCTCACGGGCTTTAGGGTTATGGGCATCATAATAAGTATCAAAAGTGTGGGTAACCACGTTATCCCAGGTGATATCGGTTAAACCTCCCATTTTGTTCAGCGCGTCATAATTAGGGGTGCCTTTACCAAAAACCGGCCAGATAGAGATCATGGCGTGGATATTGGCCGCGTGCAGGGCATCAACCAGTTTTTGCGGATGCGGGTAACGTTCCGGTTTCATTACATGTGAGCCTATTGGCAATGGGTCCCAGTAGTACCAATCCTGCACAATCACGTCAACCGGGATATGGTTATTGCGGTAATTATCCTTTACGGTAAGGATCTCGTCCTCGCTCAGGTACCTGTCCTGCGACTGAAACAAGCCATAAGCCCATTTACCGAACATCGGCGCCTTACCGGTAGCGGTTCGATAAAGATCGATGATATGGTCAAAGCCCGGCCCGTAAAAAAAGAAATAATCAACCTGCTTACCGCTTTCGGATACATATTTAAATTTAGTGTTGTCCGCTTCGGCACCATAAAAATTACTGGCCGAATAGTTATCCCACATCAAGCCATAGCCTTTTGTTGACAACAGTACTGGGATAGCGCCGGTAAGATATTTAATAGCCAGGTCCTGGTTACGGCCTTTATAATTGATCGACATGGAATCTAAAGGATGGCAACCTAAACCGAACAGGGCCTCATCTTTAGGCGACGCAAATTGTGTAGTAACGTTATAAGTGCTGATCCCCGCGATGGTTGCCGGAGTAATGGATTTATTGTCGCTGTCTTCGGCAGTGATCACGTTACCCTTCAAATCGGTATAGGTGATAGCATTGGTAGCTTTATTGATCTTTACTTTCAGCTTTGCCGTAGTAATAACCACCTCGGTTTTCCCATCAGTAACCTGGTACGCTGAGTGCTGAACCCATTTATTATTTACAACCAATGATGGCTTGGTCTCAAAAGCATCAAAGATGGTATATTTTACTTCAACGATATCGTCCCTGCGGATAAGCACTTTCATCAAACCTTTGTCGAGCGTGAAAGTAACGCCATCAGCCGCCTTTTTGAAAGATTTAATAACTGCCATAGCCGGCATGGCAGACATGCCAGCCAAAAGAAAAATGAACCACGCAATCGATTGCCTAACTTTTGCGCCTTTATGAGATAACTGTTTAAACATCATGACTATCACTGATTTGGTTTATACTGAGTGTGAGATTAACACTTAATTTGACACCGTGAATATAGCGTACTTTTTTTAATTGGAGTAATTTTTTATGTCGAATTATTAGTTAGCTACTATAAGCCCCGGATATTGAAAATATCTTGAAAGTGATACAATTTACCACGCGTTTTTAAGCAAAATGGTGGTACGATATAGTTAGTGTGCCAATTTTAAAACAGGGTGCTCCGCTCACGGAATGACGTTTATAACTTGCAGTTATCAATACCAGTCTGTTAATGCCAGTTGTAAGGAGATTTTGGCAGGATTATAACCAACTGATTATCATATACAATTACCCTGCAGGGCTTAACAAGTGTTCACACCTATAAAAATGGGACCTGGGTTCCACCCGGGTCGGTGCCTGCGGCCGGGCTATTGGGCGAATAGGGATCAAGCAGAAAAATTGTGGGGGAGAAAAAAAAGTGTTTGCTTTGTGGATATAATAATCAACACGCGTCCACTTGTCATCAGCCCACGAAACCCTTGTCCATTTAATCTTACCAAAAGGCCTTTTAGACTATTTTGAACTTACCGATGTCCGTTCATCAGAGAATGGAGCGTTGAACATTTATCTGGAGGAGAAGAACCTTGCTCCATCAGGTTATGATAAGTCACAGTTAGAGTCAAAAGGCTTTTTACCAGAGACAGCTATTCAGGATTTTCCTATCCGCGGCCATAAAGTAGCCTTATGTATAAAAAGGCGCAGATGGGAAGTTAAAGCGAGTGGTGAGCTTATCACAAGAGACTGGGATTTAGTAAGAAAAGGGGCGCGAATGACAACGGAATTCGGCACTTTTTTAAAAGGAATATTTGGATAATCACCCGATCAGCAGCCATTTATTAGGCCGGTTATACCAGGTAGATGGCAAGCAGCTCGGTCAGCAATACAAAGATCACCTAAGTGATTTTCATAGCTGGAGCCAAAAGGACCATGCGGAAGACCTGATGCTGTTTGCAGATAACACAGGCCCTTATCTGAGTATAGATGAAACCGCGTTAAGCAATGGGGAACTCTATACCATTGTTACCAACAAACAAGCCAAAGGGAATAAAAAAGCCATAGTGGCGATGATCAAAGGCACACAGTCTGAACAAATCATCGCTGTACTGGAGAAAATACCCTTAAGGTCAAGGAATAAAGTAAAGGAGGTAACGATGGACATGGCGGCAAACATGATCAAAGCTATACGCAGATGTTTTAGCAATGCTGTGCGGGTCGTGGACCGATTCCATGTACAAAAGCTGGCTTATGACGCTGTTCAGGAAGCAAGAATAAAATATCGCTGGGAAGCTCTTGATGCGGAAAGTAAGCTGATTGAACAGGCCCGGAAAAACAAACAATCCTATCAGCCCGAAGTGCTCAGTAATGGCGATACTTTAAAACAATTACTCGCCGGAAGCAGATACTTGCTGTTCAAGCATCGATCTAAATGGACGCTATCACAAAAGGAAAGGGCTGATCTGCTTTTTTCAAGATATCCGGAACTGCTCAAAGCTTATAATCTTGCTATCAGCTTAGGTAATATATTCACTAATTGTAAAACCAAAGTGATCGCCTTTAAAA from Mucilaginibacter sp. SJ includes:
- the glmS gene encoding glutamine--fructose-6-phosphate transaminase (isomerizing), which produces MCGIVGYIGFRDAYPIVIKGLHRLEYRGYDSAGVALLNHDLKVYKKAGKVEDLENFVKGIDLKGTIGMGHTRWATHGEPSDRNSHPHSSGDRKLTIIHNGIIENYGVIKETLAAKGHVLKSDTDTEVLIHLIEDIQKETGLDLKDAVRVALNKVIGAYAIVIMSADEPDLLIAARKGSPMVIGVGKGEYFIASDATPIVEYTKNVIYLNDNEIAYVHRESLLVKNIDNSVQTPYIQELDLKLEMLEKGGYDHFMMKEIYEQPRSIRDCLRGRIYPQQGKVQLGGIKEYTEKLKNVDRIIIVACGTSWHAGLVGEYLIEEYARVPVEVEYASEFRYRNPIITEKDLVIAISQSGETADTMAAIELAKEKGATIFGICNVVGASIPRLTHAGVYTHAGPEIGVASTKAFTAQVSVLTLIAFYIAQQRGKITQSKMVEYLTGLNEIPNLVQEALKSNEHIRQIAARFKDSTNCLFLGRGSSFPVALEGALKLKEISYIHAEGYPAAEMKHGPIALIDDEMPVVFIATKHSSYEKVISNIQEVKARKGHVIAIVSEGDTEVKGMADYVIEIPQTNEAFVPLVATIPLQLLAYHIAVMRGCNVDQPRNLAKSVTVE
- a CDS encoding TerC family protein; amino-acid sequence: MSFEMFAQAESWISLITLTLLEIVLGIDNVIFISILSDKLPAAQQSKGRRIGLGMAMITRILLLLSISWVMTLTAPLFNLSSVLSITSPEWVEKLAISGRDLILIIGGLFLIYKSTAEIHHKIEGEEEDGGTIKKHSFWGTIIQIMLLDIVFSLDSVITAVGMASHVEIMILAVVIAVGIMMWASNGVASFVNKHPTVKMLALSFLLLIGVSLLAEAFEQHIPKGYIYFAMAFSVLVEMLNLKMKANKGKNVVKKG
- a CDS encoding ISAon1 family transposase N-terminal region protein — translated: MSSAHETLVHLILPKGLLDYFELTDVRSSENGALNIYLEEKNLAPSGYDKSQLESKGFLPETAIQDFPIRGHKVALCIKRRRWEVKASGELITRDWDLVRKGARMTTEFGTFLKGIFG
- a CDS encoding ISAon1 family transposase codes for the protein MDNHPISSHLLGRLYQVDGKQLGQQYKDHLSDFHSWSQKDHAEDLMLFADNTGPYLSIDETALSNGELYTIVTNKQAKGNKKAIVAMIKGTQSEQIIAVLEKIPLRSRNKVKEVTMDMAANMIKAIRRCFSNAVRVVDRFHVQKLAYDAVQEARIKYRWEALDAESKLIEQARKNKQSYQPEVLSNGDTLKQLLAGSRYLLFKHRSKWTLSQKERADLLFSRYPELLKAYNLAISLGNIFTNCKTKVIAFKKLAIWYNEVEDSGINAFKTVARSVQQHYESILNFFDNRSTNASAESFNAKVKAFRATLRGLRDTSFFLFRLAKIYA
- a CDS encoding glycoside hydrolase family 31 protein, which codes for MAVIKSFKKAADGVTFTLDKGLMKVLIRRDDIVEVKYTIFDAFETKPSLVVNNKWVQHSAYQVTDGKTEVVITTAKLKVKINKATNAITYTDLKGNVITAEDSDNKSITPATIAGISTYNVTTQFASPKDEALFGLGCHPLDSMSINYKGRNQDLAIKYLTGAIPVLLSTKGYGLMWDNYSASNFYGAEADNTKFKYVSESGKQVDYFFFYGPGFDHIIDLYRTATGKAPMFGKWAYGLFQSQDRYLSEDEILTVKDNYRNNHIPVDVIVQDWYYWDPLPIGSHVMKPERYPHPQKLVDALHAANIHAMISIWPVFGKGTPNYDALNKMGGLTDITWDNVVTHTFDTYYDAHNPKARELYWDQARDSLIKRYGWDAWWIDQCEPDNGALLDARRQSNFAIGKGIDYFNTYSLQHTKGVYEGWRRDIPGKRAFFLVRQSFAGEQRNASTLWSSDIECTFHDFKDQVPQGINACTSGIPYWTSDIGGYHYHWKPADWSQPDKRELFTRWFQFGTFCPIFRIHGKGERAIFSKNWDENTRSILLNFDKLRYRLMPYIYSLAGRVTNDNYTIMRSLAFDYRGDSKVYGIPDQYMFGPAFMVNPVTEQLYTSSDADKKAKARQVYLPAASKWYNFWTGELLDGGQTISAAAPIEILPLYVKAGSIIPMGPDVEYATEKPNSNIELRIYPGADASFKFYEDENDNYNYEKGQSATFNLNWNDKTRKLTISDTKGHFPGQLKSRTFNIVMVKGVHGSDVALTAKADKVVKYTGKAMVVAL